In Triticum aestivum cultivar Chinese Spring chromosome 5B, IWGSC CS RefSeq v2.1, whole genome shotgun sequence, the following proteins share a genomic window:
- the LOC123111440 gene encoding protein TONNEAU 1b gives MDDYAREMMELKTLVTRTLEKKGVLAKIRAELRASVFEAIEEEDRVIEENEDGGNPALLGSCNDRAKQLHASPSGRLLTALIGEYLEWAQLSHTMKVYLPECNLPKDFWKNELKDFSNKNGAEGSRSAESGPMLLDVLEGYLKYENLSQTRMAGRRMINSEPEPTLNTEHRNMRRPPSSSSVAGMPPMGRQMPPSQTSDRRGGSSASNTRKDEYNWGYDADDLSEEVLRTSTALENIQLDRKARNLTTSWRHPGNGAE, from the exons ATGGACGACTACGCGCGGGAGATGATGGAGCTCAAGACGCTCGTCACCCGCACCCTCGAGAAGAAGGGCGTCCTCGCCAAGATTAGG GCTGAACTGAGAGCAAGTGTGTTTGAGGCCATAGAAGAGGAGGACCGTGTGATAGAGGAGAACGAAGATGGCGGGAATCCTGCTTTGCTTGGTAGCTGCAATGACCGTGCTAAGCAACTGCATGCTTCACCGTCAG GTAGGTTATTAACAGCACTTATAGGTGAATACTTGGAGTGGGCCCAGCTAAGTCACACGATGAAAGTTTATTTGCCAGAATGTAATCTG CCCAAGGACTTTTGGAAGAATGAGCTAAAGGATTTCTCTAACAAAAATGGAGCTGAAGGGAGCAGGAGTGCTGAGAGTGGTCCCATGCTTCTAGATGTTCTTGAAGGATATCTTAAATATGAG AATTTGTCTCAAACGAGGATGGCTGGTAGGAGAATGATCAACTCTGAACCTGAGCCAACATTGAATACTGAGCACCGGAACATGAGGAGGCCACCATCTTCATCTTCAGTCGCTGGCATGCCTCCTATGGGAAG GCAAATGCCACCATCGCAGACATCAG ACCGAAGAGGGGGCTCTTCCGCTTCCAATACAAGGAAAGATGAGTACAACTGGGGATATGATGCTGATGATCTCTCGGAGGAAGTATTGCGTACATCCACTGCTCTAGAGAACATCCAGTTAGACCGGAAAGCCCGAAACCTGACAACATCTTGGAG GCATCCAGGCAATGGTGCCGAGTAA